One Xiphophorus couchianus chromosome 1, X_couchianus-1.0, whole genome shotgun sequence genomic region harbors:
- the ubiad1 gene encoding ubiA prenyltransferase domain-containing protein 1 produces MLRKMAKDQRHNRVETFVLAGSNGHNGQQWQTDANNSRSDHPATANHVSRMARVASDVRHKCAAYVLALRPWSFSASLIPVALGSALAYKLDGSVDLVVLMVCAVAVLVVHGAGNLVNTYYDFSKGIDHKKSDDRTLVDEILAPQDVVMFGALLYSLGCLCATLLYFLSTLKLEHLALIYFGGLSSSFLYTGGIGLKYVALGDIVILITFGPLAVMFAHAVQVGYLSVLPLVYAIPLALNTEAILHSNNTRDMDSDKQAGIVTLAILIGPTLSYVLYNLLLFVPYVLFCILATRYTISMALPLLTLPMAFPLEKQFRSRCYAKIPQKTAKLNLLMGLFYVFGIILAPPGSLPLL; encoded by the exons ATGCTGAGGAAGATGGCTAAAGATCAGAGGCACAACAGAGTGGAGACATTTGTGCTGGCTGGATCGAATGGTCACAATGGCCAGCAGTGGCAGACCGACGCCAACAACTCGAGATCAGACCACCCTGCCACGGCCAACCACGTCTCTAGGATGGCCCGCGTCGCCTCCGACGTCAGACACAAGTGCGCGGCCTACGTGCTAGCGCTGAGGCCGTGGAGCTTCAGTGCCTCGCTCATACCCGTGGCCCTCGGCAGTGCCTTGGCGTACAAGCTGGACGGCTCTGTGGACCTGGTGGTCCTGATGGTGTGCGCCGTGGCCGTCCTCGTGGTCCACGGCGCCGGGAATCTTGTGAACACCTACTACGACTTCTCCAAAGGAATCGACCACAAGAAGAGTGACGACAGGACTCTCGTCGATGAAATTCTGGCACCACAGGATGTCGTCATGTTCGGTGCGCTGCTGTATTCCTTGGGGTGCCTGTGCGCCACTCTCCTCTACTTCCTATCGACGCTCAAGCTGGAGCACCTCGCCCTTATTTACTTTGGGGGTCTTTCCAGCTCTTTTTTATACACTGGAG gCATCGGCCTCAAGTATGTTGCCCTGGGAGACATAGTGATCCTCATCACCTTCGGCCCCCTGGCGGTGATGTTCGCCCATGCTGTGCAGGTGGGCTACCTGTCGGTGCTGCCGCTGGTCTACGCCATCCCGCTGGCCCTCAACACAGAAGCCATCCTGCACAGCAACAACACAAGAGACATGGACTCGGACAAGCAAGCCGGCATCGTCACGCTGGCCATCCTCATAGGCCCCACGCTGTCTTACGTCCTCTACAATCTCCTGCTCTTCGTCCCGTACGTGCTGTTTTGCATCCTCGCCACCCGGTACACCATCAGCATGGCTCTACCGCTGCTCACCCTGCCAATGGCCTTCCCTCTGGAGAAGCAGTTCAGGAGTCGTTGCTACGCCAAGATCCCCCAAAAAACTGCCAAGCTCAACCTCCTCATGGGACTCTTCTACGTTTTTGGGATCATTCTGGCGCCTCCCGGCAGCTTGCCGCTACTGTGA